Proteins from one Pseudomonas sp. KBS0710 genomic window:
- the thiC gene encoding phosphomethylpyrimidine synthase ThiC, with amino-acid sequence MSTRPKNNTVHLSESAKVDTGSVQPFTRSQKIYVQGSRPDIRVPMREISLDVTPTEFGGEINAPVVVYDTSGPYTDPNVIIDVRKGLADVRSPWIEERGDTERLTCLSSSYGQERLDNPELAYLRFAHLQNPRKAKAGANVSQMHYARKGIITPEMEYVAIRENMKLEEARASGLLKQQHPGHSFGASIPKIITPEFVREEIARGRAIIPANINHTELEPMIIGRNFLVKINGNIGNSALGSSIEEEVAKMTWGIRWGSDNIMDLSTGKHIHETREWIIRNSPVPIGTVPIYQALEKVDGMAEELTWELFRDTLIEQAEQGVDYFTIHAGVLLRYVPLTANRVTGIVSRGGAIMAKWCLAHHKENFAYTHFEEICEIMKAYDVSFSLGDGLRPGSVADANDAAQFGELETLGELTKIAWKHDVQTMIEGPGHVPMQLIKENMDKQLECCDEAPFYTLGPLTTDIAPGYDHITSGIGAAMIGWFGCAMLCYVTPKEHLGLPNKDDVKTGIITYKIAAHAADLAKGHPGAQIRDNALSKARFEFRWEDQFNLGLDPDTARAYHDETLPKESAKVAHFCSMCGPKFCSMKVTHEVREYAANQRIEAVDVDVAKGLAEQAERFKQEGSQLYKKV; translated from the coding sequence ATGAGTACAAGACCAAAAAACAACACCGTGCATTTGAGTGAGTCGGCCAAGGTCGACACAGGCTCCGTGCAGCCGTTTACCCGCTCGCAGAAAATTTATGTGCAGGGCTCGCGTCCCGATATCCGTGTGCCCATGCGCGAAATCAGCCTGGACGTGACACCCACCGAGTTCGGCGGTGAAATCAACGCCCCCGTGGTGGTCTACGACACCTCCGGCCCGTATACCGACCCCAACGTCATCATCGACGTGCGCAAAGGCCTGGCCGATGTGCGCTCGCCGTGGATCGAAGAGCGTGGCGACACTGAGCGTCTTACCTGCCTGAGCTCAAGCTACGGCCAGGAGCGTCTGGATAACCCGGAGCTGGCCTACCTGCGCTTTGCCCACCTGCAAAACCCGCGCAAAGCCAAGGCCGGCGCCAATGTGAGCCAGATGCATTACGCGCGCAAAGGCATCATCACGCCGGAGATGGAATACGTCGCCATCCGCGAAAACATGAAGCTCGAAGAAGCCCGTGCCAGCGGCTTGCTCAAGCAGCAGCACCCGGGCCACAGCTTTGGCGCGAGCATCCCGAAAATCATCACGCCTGAATTTGTCCGCGAAGAAATCGCCCGTGGTCGCGCGATCATTCCGGCCAACATCAACCACACCGAATTGGAACCGATGATCATCGGCCGTAACTTCCTGGTGAAGATCAACGGCAACATCGGCAACAGCGCCCTGGGTTCGTCCATCGAAGAAGAAGTGGCGAAGATGACCTGGGGCATTCGCTGGGGCTCGGACAACATCATGGATTTGTCCACCGGCAAGCACATCCACGAAACCCGCGAGTGGATCATCCGCAACTCGCCGGTGCCGATCGGCACCGTGCCGATCTACCAAGCCCTGGAAAAAGTCGACGGCATGGCTGAGGAGCTGACCTGGGAGCTTTTCCGCGACACGTTGATCGAACAGGCCGAGCAAGGCGTGGACTACTTCACGATTCATGCCGGTGTCTTGCTGCGTTACGTGCCGCTGACCGCCAACCGCGTGACCGGCATCGTCAGCCGTGGCGGCGCGATCATGGCCAAGTGGTGCCTGGCCCACCACAAGGAAAACTTCGCCTACACGCATTTCGAAGAAATCTGCGAAATCATGAAGGCCTATGACGTCAGCTTTTCCCTCGGTGACGGCCTGCGCCCAGGCTCGGTGGCCGATGCCAACGACGCAGCGCAATTCGGCGAGCTGGAAACCCTTGGCGAACTGACCAAGATCGCCTGGAAGCACGACGTGCAAACCATGATCGAAGGCCCCGGCCACGTGCCGATGCAGTTGATCAAGGAGAACATGGACAAGCAGCTCGAATGCTGCGACGAGGCGCCGTTCTACACCCTCGGCCCGCTGACCACCGACATTGCGCCGGGCTACGACCACATCACCTCGGGCATCGGTGCGGCGATGATCGGCTGGTTCGGCTGCGCCATGCTCTGCTACGTCACGCCCAAGGAACACTTGGGCTTGCCGAACAAGGATGACGTGAAGACCGGGATCATCACCTACAAGATCGCCGCCCATGCTGCGGATTTGGCCAAAGGGCATCCGGGCGCACAGATTCGCGACAACGCCTTGAGCAAGGCGCGCTTCGAGTTCCGTTGGGAAGACCAGTTCAACCTCGGCCTGGACCCGGACACCGCGCGGGCTTACCACGATGAAACCTTGCCGAAGGAATCGGCCAAGGTCGCGCATTTCTGCTCGATGTGCGGGCCTAAGTTCTGCTCGATGAAAGTCACGCACGAAGTACGCGAGTACGCCGCCAACCAGCGCATTGAAGCGGTGGACGTGGATGTGGCCAAGGGCTTGGCCGAGCAGGCGGAGCGGTTCAAGCAGGAAGGCAGTCAGCTGTACAAGAAGGTCTGA
- a CDS encoding TolC family outer membrane protein produces the protein MLRKLSLALAVSCATNGMVWAAEAPLSAKTDLVSVYQEAVNNNADLAAARAQYGAQKEVVPQARAGLLPNLSAGADSNNVRTQIHQPAATANRDAHSWRATLSQPLFRADRWFQLQAAEAVNEQASLQLSATEQNLILQSAENYFAVLRAQDNLASTKAEENAFKRQLDQSNERFDVGLSDKTDVLQSQASYDTARANRIVAQRQVDDAFEALITLTNRQYNAIQGIVHTLPVLPPAPNDAKSWVETAGRQNLNLLASNYAVTAAEETLRQRKAGHLPTLDAVAQYEKGDNDALGFSNPNQLPVPYGGDVSQRTIGLRLNIPIYSGGLTSSQVRESYSRLDQTEQQREGLRRQVVENTRNLHRAVNTDVEQVQARRQSIISNQSAVEATEIGYQVGTRNIVDVLDSQRQLYSSVRNYNNSRYDYILDNLRLKQAAGTLSPGDLQDLTRYLKADYNPDKDFLPPDLAKAAAEQLKARPGY, from the coding sequence ATGCTGCGCAAACTCTCACTGGCTCTTGCCGTGTCTTGTGCGACCAATGGAATGGTCTGGGCAGCTGAAGCGCCCTTGTCCGCCAAAACCGACTTGGTCAGCGTCTACCAGGAAGCGGTGAACAACAACGCCGACCTGGCCGCCGCCCGAGCGCAATACGGCGCACAGAAAGAAGTGGTGCCCCAGGCCCGCGCCGGTTTGCTGCCCAACCTGTCGGCCGGCGCCGACAGCAATAACGTGCGCACCCAGATCCACCAACCGGCAGCCACCGCCAACCGTGACGCGCACTCCTGGCGTGCAACCTTGAGCCAGCCGCTGTTCCGCGCCGATCGGTGGTTCCAGCTGCAAGCCGCCGAAGCCGTCAACGAACAAGCTTCGCTGCAACTGTCGGCAACCGAACAGAACCTGATTCTGCAAAGCGCCGAAAACTACTTCGCCGTGCTGCGCGCCCAGGACAACCTGGCCTCGACCAAGGCCGAAGAAAACGCCTTCAAGCGCCAGCTCGACCAGTCCAACGAACGCTTTGATGTGGGCCTGTCGGACAAGACCGACGTGCTGCAATCCCAGGCCAGCTACGACACCGCCCGCGCCAACCGCATCGTCGCCCAACGCCAGGTGGACGATGCCTTTGAAGCGCTGATCACCCTGACCAACCGCCAATACAACGCGATCCAGGGTATCGTGCATACGCTGCCAGTGCTGCCGCCGGCGCCGAACGACGCCAAGTCCTGGGTCGAAACTGCCGGCCGCCAGAACCTGAACTTGCTGGCCAGCAACTACGCGGTCACCGCTGCCGAAGAAACTTTGCGCCAGCGCAAGGCCGGCCACTTGCCGACCCTCGACGCCGTGGCGCAATACGAAAAAGGCGACAACGACGCGCTCGGTTTCAGCAACCCGAACCAGTTGCCAGTGCCATACGGTGGTGATGTGTCCCAGCGCACCATCGGCCTGCGCCTGAATATTCCGATCTACAGCGGCGGCCTCACCAGCTCGCAAGTGCGCGAGTCCTATTCACGCCTCGACCAGACCGAGCAACAGCGCGAAGGCCTGCGCCGCCAGGTGGTGGAAAACACCCGCAACCTGCACCGCGCAGTGAACACCGATGTGGAACAGGTGCAGGCGCGCCGCCAGTCGATCATCTCCAACCAGAGCGCGGTGGAAGCCACGGAAATCGGTTATCAGGTGGGTACGCGCAATATCGTCGATGTGCTGGACTCGCAACGCCAGCTGTACTCGTCGGTGCGCAACTACAACAACAGCCGCTACGACTACATTCTCGACAACCTGCGTTTGAAGCAGGCTGCCGGCACGCTCAGCCCAGGAGATTTGC